DNA from Tripterygium wilfordii isolate XIE 37 chromosome 4, ASM1340144v1, whole genome shotgun sequence:
ACCCGGAAGACAGCTTTATGTTTCCCATAATATCATCCTTCACAATGCCTTCAAATTAGCTTCACAGCTGACCGCCCCTCTCCAAGTCCATCTCTGGCTCTTCAATGGCACgactccttctctctctcatctttctctctctaacccACCTCTCTTTCTCCACACCCTTCAATCCCAACCATCCGATTTCCCCTCTCTTCGCTGTCAATGACGTCCACGACCTCCTCCCTCAGTACGGCTTCCCCAGAGGCCTCATTCCGGCCAATGCCAAATCCTACACTCTCGAAGACGACACCGGATCATTCACAATCCATCTTGAggcaccatgttatgttcaatTTGATCAGCTGGTCTGGTATGACAAGATAATCAAAGGGAGGTTGACTTATGGAGCTGTTCATGATGTATCAGGAATCCAGGCCAAGAAGCTCTTCCTCTGGTTGCCTGTGACTGGGATTGAGGTTGATAAGGATGCAGGCATGCTTGAGTTCTATGTTGGGGCTTTGTCTGAGAAATTGCCTGCTAAGCAGTTCCAGGAAGTTCCTACCTGTAGGGGCAAGGGTTCCTTGCGGACCAATCTGGCATCCATTTGAGGTacttatgttttcttttatttttttccccctaattGGATTGACAGGTACAAGTGATAGGCTGatagcttttgtttttttgggtgTATATTGATCATTCCAATTACTAATTTTTGTATCCTTTCTCGTTTGAACAttggttttctttgatgataATCTCTGTTATGCTTAAATTGTTATTTGGGGATTATGTTTTCTGGGTATTGGAATTTGAAGGTATGATCGTTTGATTTGTAATTGGCAGATATAAAATCATTAGTTCCCCGAGAAGAAAAGCCATCACCAATGCCTTCTGGTTTACTCTGTGGTTAGGTGATTGAGCGtcatttaactttttatgctatTCATAAAAAAGGAAGTTGGTATGCCTACTTGAAGTAGAGGCAAAGtaggttttttttaattgtaactTGGTGATTTAACCCACAACTGGTGGTCTAGAGGTCGGTGTAGTTATACTGTTAGGGTGAATGTAGCATGAGCTGAGAGAGAGCAGATATGATACATTGATATCTGCAACTATGTCTACTAATTTGCCAAATCTTATTGTGCTTTAAGTTTGAGATGGGATTGGAGTGTTAATTCAGTGTGTTTCCAGTTCCTTTTTTTACCCGGATTAGCAGTGGAGTTTTGATTAGTTCAGAAGCTTGAACATGCCTGCAATGTGGTTTTCTAAAGTTCTCCAATGAAGATATTTCACACTCAACAAGCTTTATGGTTAACagattgaaatcaaattttcggCATTGGCAATAACTATATTTGCTCATCTTTTTACCTAACAGAAGATGCAACTGGATTTCTTTGGAAATTACTTCTCATTGTTAGATGTTAGTTCTGAAGACTAATACACAAACCACATGTCTGGTTCTGAATCTCACAATTAGGCTAAGTTAGTCGATGATATTTTAATTGTATCGGTGCTACCAAACGCTGAAGGGTAATTTGACCATCTCTACATGAGCTCTTCTGGTTCAAACAATGATATCAGAAGTCTGAACTGAAGTTACATATTGCATTGAAATGTTGTGCAGTCTCTGTTGTCTTAAGATGTTGTGTAGATAAGATTCTGATTGATCGAATTTGGCAGTGATATCACTTATATATTGTCCTTTGATTGATGAAAGATCAGGCCAGCCAATATTGCAACGTAAGATTTCTGTGATTACTTGTATTGGTTATATCTCTACTTTGGCATTTTGCAGGGGAGAATGCCAACTTGATACAAAGAGAGTCCCGAGACTCATCTTATTCAAAGCTTTCCGAGAAAAAGTCAGAAAACCTTAAATGCCTACCGATCAAGAAATGGATGCTATCAAAGGCAAATTATGTAAATCTCATGGtttctattatatatatgtgaataAGTTAagataaatattttctttgtatGTAATTTGTTATGGATTGGGCGTGAATGCCAAACTCAACCCTCCTCCCCAAGCATAATATATTTCTGATCCAAAACACAAGGGAATGAGGGATGGCTACTTGCCTGTGATGTTGGATTGAGCCCTTCAGTCAAGAATGGCAACTTTTCAACTGTCAAAGGGTGTGAAAGTGAGTGAAACCTTTGAAATCTAACTTTAGTATAGTTGTTTGGAGAATAATAAAGAATCAACCGCTCTAATCATACAcattataaaaatcaaattatgaCTAGACTGCCTAACTAGAATCAACGACCAATTTGCTATTAAATCATCAATATTATAAACCTTATTAGTTGGTCTCAAATAATGTTGCATACAATATAAAAATGTTATGGAAATTATACTGCAAATAAGTAAAAATAGGTCATTTCTAAGTTCCAACAATAAACTCAATGCAAGTGAGTCACTCCAACCAATAACCCAAAAATGCTTTGAATGACAAGGAATCATATGCTTAGAAATGGTCAATATGGAGGTGAAAAAATTTTGTACTCACAAGCTTGACATCCTAAATTTAGGcgcatatcgaatgttcaaatggcatattatatatatagtgtcgctatcggttatcaaaaaagaagCAGCCAATCTATAACTGTCTTTAAGACTTAGCTTAGATTCTCCCTAAAAATATAGTAGAGGCCTTAATATGCATCTAATGCGAATCAGAGAGCTTGATTCTTTGTAAAACGTGACGTAACAAAGTCTAAAAAGAATCTTGTCACAGTTAGTGAGCACTTAATGATTAATCTATTATATGCACTTAATGTCACCATCCTCTACATTCAGCCGAACAACAAGCATATGCACACACTTTCTGAcaccccacccccccccccccccccccgcacGCCCACGCACACATCTTTCCCAGTTTTTCAGTTCTTTCGTTGTGGTTTCAGCCACGAAAAACACATGCCTCTGAGTATAGCTACTGTAAACATATAAATACAACTTCTTGTTGAACAAAAAATTCAGCTCTTAAGCATACCTGAAACCTTCATTGTTCATACTCACCTCTCCTCCTTTGTCCCACTCAAGCCAAACAGGCAGTCTAAATGGAAATCTACAGAGAAGTCCCGATTCACGACGGCCATCAGACTAATGACAAGGAGATCAAGccaagaaggaaagaaaagacaGTGAAGCAATTGCGTatgggaaaagaaaagggagacATAAATGAATTAGTGGATGCTTTCATCAAGCACTTCCACAACCAGCTCAAATATAAGCAGGACAAGTCGATGAAGATGGTTGCCTGAAGCTGAGGAACATGTAATACACATACATTCATTCATTCTATAGATGCTAATGCTTAAAGATAAAATCTATTATTGTACATAATGGCCAGGCCACAACTGTCATCGCTATAATAAGTGTACTAAGTACTAACTCAATCCTTGTTCTAGAAGGAGACAGATATTGTAGTTCATACTCTCTCTTCAGAATTTCAAGGGCTCATAAGATATAACAAAGATGCAGTAACACTGGCCACTATCAGCCATGGAGTACTAAAAACAAGGGTAATAACaaagatttgatttttttcactAACCAAGTGTAATATAGACGTAAACTAGCTCATCCGAAATAAACACATGTACATTCATAGAGCAACTAAGGAGATTACATACTACTAAGGCAGGAACCCAAGAAAAGACATTGCCCAAGAGCAAAGGACAAGATTTACAGGTATCTGCTATATTTCACTTATGTAAAAGAAATGGCCTCACAGTTTTATTGCCGAAATCAACAGTCCATTGGCAACTTGTCAATACTTCTTGACCAACATGAAAGGCGCCATCTTGTTCCCATCATTTCTCCAAAACAAGATGAGCATTCCAATTTAtctgcgttttttttttttaaattgagaaACCAATCCACCAGTATATTCGTCATTTTTAACAATTCATTATGAACATCAGAGGATCCACTCCCCAGGAAGTTCACTATTGATTCAATCTCCCTGATGTATAAACAGACAGTTTAACCAAGATAATTCCCAGTAGTCTACGAAAAACATGAGCAAATGAATTCTGGTTGTCATGCCTGAAGCACCTGACAGTGCACAATGTGACTTTTCAAACTGCTTCGGCCTGCTATACTTGACCATAAATTTGTCACAAGAGTCCTAAAATGTCCTCTCCCTGCAATATTTTCCCATAGGTGAGGGTTACTCTCTACTTGTTTGTCAGGGCTTGAAACGTCAACCATACTGATGCTCATGTTGTTACGAACAATGCAAAGCTTCCCATTAAGAGGGACAAGAGCAGCAGCCTCCAAAGAATGGGAGCTCCCAAGGTGGAGCTTGCTATCTATAAATCTGTTCCATGAATCTGTTGCTCCATCATAAATTCTAAGCTTGCACCCAGCCCGGCAATCCAATGCATAGAGTCGTCCATTTAGAGATATGCTGGGGTTGCGCCACCCAGCAACCATTCCATCATTGATTGGAGTCCAGGTATTGGCATCAGGATCATAGGCTTCACTCATGACCTCACGGTGGGAACCAA
Protein-coding regions in this window:
- the LOC119996153 gene encoding uncharacterized protein LOC119996153 — protein: MARLLLSLIFLSLTHLSFSTPFNPNHPISPLFAVNDVHDLLPQYGFPRGLIPANAKSYTLEDDTGSFTIHLEAPCYVQFDQLVWYDKIIKGRLTYGAVHDVSGIQAKKLFLWLPVTGIEVDKDAGMLEFYVGALSEKLPAKQFQEVPTCRGKGSLRTNLASI